One window of Pelobates fuscus isolate aPelFus1 chromosome 9, aPelFus1.pri, whole genome shotgun sequence genomic DNA carries:
- the RXRB gene encoding retinoic acid receptor RXR-beta isoform X2, which yields MGDSRVCQSPDTSSLSPPLGRSLSGTPPPPSAPLHPSMIGSAMTSSVNSPLGSLGSPFPVINCSVGSPGIPGTPSIGYGPVSSPQINSTVNLSGLHNVSSSEDVKPPLGMRGMPGHPNGGAVSGKRLCAICGDRSSGKHYGVYSCEGCKGFFKRTIRKDLTYTCRDNKDCVVDKRQRNRCQYCRYQKCLATGMKREAVQEERQRGREREGEAEYSGAINEEMPVEKILEAELAVEQKSDQSLEGGGSPSDPVTNICQAADKQLFTLVEWAKRIPHFSELLLDDQVILLRAGWNELLIASFSHRSISVKDGILLATGLHVHRNSAHSAGVGAIFDRVLTELVSKMRDMRMDKTELGCLRAIILFNPDAKGLSNPGDVEVLREKVYASLESYCKQKYPDQQGRFAKLLLRLPALRSIGLKCLEHLFFFKLIGDTPIDTFLMEMLEAPHQLS from the exons ATGGGAGACAGCCGGG TGTGCCAGAGCCCTGACACTTCATCTCTCAGCCCACCCTTGGGTCGTTCACTCAGCGgcacccctcctcctccttctgctCCCCTGCACCCTTCAATGATTGGATCTGCAATGACCTCGTCTGTGAATTCTCCCCTTGGGAGTCTGGGCTCTCCTTTCCCTGTTATAAACTGTTCTGTGGGTTCACCTGGTATACCAGGTACACCATCTATAGGATATGGGCCAGTCAGCAGTCCGCAG ATAAATTCCACAGTAAACCTTTCTGGTCTACATAATGTTAGCTCTTCAGAAGATGTGAAGCCTCCACTGGGCATGAGAGGAATGCCAGGTCATCCCAATGGAGGGGCAGTCAGTGGGAAGCGTCTGTGTGCGATATGTGGGGACCGCTCATCAG GGAAGCATTATGGCGTTTATAGTTGTGAGGGCTGCAAGGGATTCTTCAAACGTACAATCCGGAAGGACCTGACCTATACTTGTCGAGACAACAAGGACTGTGTAGTAGACAAGAGGCAGAGAAATCGCTGCCAATACTGCAGATATCAGAAGTGCCTCGCTACCGGCATGAAAAGAGAGG CCGTGCAAGAGGAACGACAGAGGGGACGGGAACGTGAAGGAGAGGCGGAATATAGTGGGGCTATTAATGAAGAGATGCCTGTTGAGAAAATCTTGGAGGCAGAGCTAGCAGTGGAACAGAAGAGCGACCAGAGCCTAGAGGGTGGAGGATCA CCCAGTGATCCAGTTACCAACATCTGTCAAGCTGCAGACAAACAACTATTCACTCTTGTCGAATGGGCCAAGAGAATCCCTCACTTCTCTGAGCTGCTGCTGGATGATCAGGTTATTCTACTTAGAGCTG GATGGAACGAACTTCTCATAGCTTCCTTCTCTCACCGCTCCATCTCTGTCAAAGATGGGATTCTTCTGGCTACTGGTCTGCATGTTCATCGCAACAGTGCACACAGCGCTGGGGTTGGAGCCATTTTTGACCg GGTCCTGACTGAACTTGTATCTAAGATGAGAGACATGCGCATGGATAAAACTGAGCTGGGTTGTCTGCGAGCAATCATTTTGTTTAATCCAG atgCCAAGGGGTTGTCTAATCCAGGAGATGTGGAGGTTTTGAGAGAGAAGGTTTATGCATCATTGGAATCCTATTGCAAACAGAAATACCCAGACCAGCAGGGGAG GTTTGCGAAGTTGCTCCTCCGTCTCCCTGCCCTGCGGTCCATCGGTCTCAAATGCCTAGAGCATCTCTTCTTCTTCAAACTTATTGGAGACACTCCAATTGACACCTTTTTGATGGAGATGTTGGAGGCACCTCACCAGCTATCCTGA
- the RXRB gene encoding retinoic acid receptor RXR-beta isoform X3: MIGSAMTSSVNSPLGSLGSPFPVINCSVGSPGIPGTPSIGYGPVSSPQINSTVNLSGLHNVSSSEDVKPPLGMRGMPGHPNGGAVSGKRLCAICGDRSSGKHYGVYSCEGCKGFFKRTIRKDLTYTCRDNKDCVVDKRQRNRCQYCRYQKCLATGMKREAIYVPAVQEERQRGREREGEAEYSGAINEEMPVEKILEAELAVEQKSDQSLEGGGSPSDPVTNICQAADKQLFTLVEWAKRIPHFSELLLDDQVILLRAGWNELLIASFSHRSISVKDGILLATGLHVHRNSAHSAGVGAIFDRVLTELVSKMRDMRMDKTELGCLRAIILFNPDAKGLSNPGDVEVLREKVYASLESYCKQKYPDQQGRFAKLLLRLPALRSIGLKCLEHLFFFKLIGDTPIDTFLMEMLEAPHQLS; the protein is encoded by the exons ATGATTGGATCTGCAATGACCTCGTCTGTGAATTCTCCCCTTGGGAGTCTGGGCTCTCCTTTCCCTGTTATAAACTGTTCTGTGGGTTCACCTGGTATACCAGGTACACCATCTATAGGATATGGGCCAGTCAGCAGTCCGCAG ATAAATTCCACAGTAAACCTTTCTGGTCTACATAATGTTAGCTCTTCAGAAGATGTGAAGCCTCCACTGGGCATGAGAGGAATGCCAGGTCATCCCAATGGAGGGGCAGTCAGTGGGAAGCGTCTGTGTGCGATATGTGGGGACCGCTCATCAG GGAAGCATTATGGCGTTTATAGTTGTGAGGGCTGCAAGGGATTCTTCAAACGTACAATCCGGAAGGACCTGACCTATACTTGTCGAGACAACAAGGACTGTGTAGTAGACAAGAGGCAGAGAAATCGCTGCCAATACTGCAGATATCAGAAGTGCCTCGCTACCGGCATGAAAAGAGAGG CTATTTATGTTCCAGCCGTGCAAGAGGAACGACAGAGGGGACGGGAACGTGAAGGAGAGGCGGAATATAGTGGGGCTATTAATGAAGAGATGCCTGTTGAGAAAATCTTGGAGGCAGAGCTAGCAGTGGAACAGAAGAGCGACCAGAGCCTAGAGGGTGGAGGATCA CCCAGTGATCCAGTTACCAACATCTGTCAAGCTGCAGACAAACAACTATTCACTCTTGTCGAATGGGCCAAGAGAATCCCTCACTTCTCTGAGCTGCTGCTGGATGATCAGGTTATTCTACTTAGAGCTG GATGGAACGAACTTCTCATAGCTTCCTTCTCTCACCGCTCCATCTCTGTCAAAGATGGGATTCTTCTGGCTACTGGTCTGCATGTTCATCGCAACAGTGCACACAGCGCTGGGGTTGGAGCCATTTTTGACCg GGTCCTGACTGAACTTGTATCTAAGATGAGAGACATGCGCATGGATAAAACTGAGCTGGGTTGTCTGCGAGCAATCATTTTGTTTAATCCAG atgCCAAGGGGTTGTCTAATCCAGGAGATGTGGAGGTTTTGAGAGAGAAGGTTTATGCATCATTGGAATCCTATTGCAAACAGAAATACCCAGACCAGCAGGGGAG GTTTGCGAAGTTGCTCCTCCGTCTCCCTGCCCTGCGGTCCATCGGTCTCAAATGCCTAGAGCATCTCTTCTTCTTCAAACTTATTGGAGACACTCCAATTGACACCTTTTTGATGGAGATGTTGGAGGCACCTCACCAGCTATCCTGA
- the RXRB gene encoding retinoic acid receptor RXR-beta isoform X1, which yields MGDSRVCQSPDTSSLSPPLGRSLSGTPPPPSAPLHPSMIGSAMTSSVNSPLGSLGSPFPVINCSVGSPGIPGTPSIGYGPVSSPQINSTVNLSGLHNVSSSEDVKPPLGMRGMPGHPNGGAVSGKRLCAICGDRSSGKHYGVYSCEGCKGFFKRTIRKDLTYTCRDNKDCVVDKRQRNRCQYCRYQKCLATGMKREAIYVPAVQEERQRGREREGEAEYSGAINEEMPVEKILEAELAVEQKSDQSLEGGGSPSDPVTNICQAADKQLFTLVEWAKRIPHFSELLLDDQVILLRAGWNELLIASFSHRSISVKDGILLATGLHVHRNSAHSAGVGAIFDRVLTELVSKMRDMRMDKTELGCLRAIILFNPDAKGLSNPGDVEVLREKVYASLESYCKQKYPDQQGRFAKLLLRLPALRSIGLKCLEHLFFFKLIGDTPIDTFLMEMLEAPHQLS from the exons ATGGGAGACAGCCGGG TGTGCCAGAGCCCTGACACTTCATCTCTCAGCCCACCCTTGGGTCGTTCACTCAGCGgcacccctcctcctccttctgctCCCCTGCACCCTTCAATGATTGGATCTGCAATGACCTCGTCTGTGAATTCTCCCCTTGGGAGTCTGGGCTCTCCTTTCCCTGTTATAAACTGTTCTGTGGGTTCACCTGGTATACCAGGTACACCATCTATAGGATATGGGCCAGTCAGCAGTCCGCAG ATAAATTCCACAGTAAACCTTTCTGGTCTACATAATGTTAGCTCTTCAGAAGATGTGAAGCCTCCACTGGGCATGAGAGGAATGCCAGGTCATCCCAATGGAGGGGCAGTCAGTGGGAAGCGTCTGTGTGCGATATGTGGGGACCGCTCATCAG GGAAGCATTATGGCGTTTATAGTTGTGAGGGCTGCAAGGGATTCTTCAAACGTACAATCCGGAAGGACCTGACCTATACTTGTCGAGACAACAAGGACTGTGTAGTAGACAAGAGGCAGAGAAATCGCTGCCAATACTGCAGATATCAGAAGTGCCTCGCTACCGGCATGAAAAGAGAGG CTATTTATGTTCCAGCCGTGCAAGAGGAACGACAGAGGGGACGGGAACGTGAAGGAGAGGCGGAATATAGTGGGGCTATTAATGAAGAGATGCCTGTTGAGAAAATCTTGGAGGCAGAGCTAGCAGTGGAACAGAAGAGCGACCAGAGCCTAGAGGGTGGAGGATCA CCCAGTGATCCAGTTACCAACATCTGTCAAGCTGCAGACAAACAACTATTCACTCTTGTCGAATGGGCCAAGAGAATCCCTCACTTCTCTGAGCTGCTGCTGGATGATCAGGTTATTCTACTTAGAGCTG GATGGAACGAACTTCTCATAGCTTCCTTCTCTCACCGCTCCATCTCTGTCAAAGATGGGATTCTTCTGGCTACTGGTCTGCATGTTCATCGCAACAGTGCACACAGCGCTGGGGTTGGAGCCATTTTTGACCg GGTCCTGACTGAACTTGTATCTAAGATGAGAGACATGCGCATGGATAAAACTGAGCTGGGTTGTCTGCGAGCAATCATTTTGTTTAATCCAG atgCCAAGGGGTTGTCTAATCCAGGAGATGTGGAGGTTTTGAGAGAGAAGGTTTATGCATCATTGGAATCCTATTGCAAACAGAAATACCCAGACCAGCAGGGGAG GTTTGCGAAGTTGCTCCTCCGTCTCCCTGCCCTGCGGTCCATCGGTCTCAAATGCCTAGAGCATCTCTTCTTCTTCAAACTTATTGGAGACACTCCAATTGACACCTTTTTGATGGAGATGTTGGAGGCACCTCACCAGCTATCCTGA